One part of the Arvicanthis niloticus isolate mArvNil1 chromosome 15, mArvNil1.pat.X, whole genome shotgun sequence genome encodes these proteins:
- the Mest gene encoding mesoderm-specific transcript homolog protein, whose translation MVRRDRLRRMREWWVQVGLLAVPLLAAYLHIPPPQLSPALHSWKTSGKFFTYKGLRIFYQDSVGVVGSPEIVVLLHGFPTSSYDWYKIWEGLTLRFHRVIALDFLGFGFSDKPRPHQYSIFEQASIVESLLRHLGLQNRRINLLSHDYGDIVAQELLYRYKQNRSGRLTIKSLCLSNGGIFPETHRPLLLQKLLKDGGVLSPILTRLMNFFVFSRGLTPVFGPYTRPTESELWDMWAVIRNNDGNLVIDSLLQYINQRKKFRRRWVGALASVSIPIHFIYGPLDPINPYPEFLELYRKTLPRSTVSILDDHISHYPQLEDPMGFLNAYMGFINSF comes from the exons ATGGTGCGCCGAGATCGCTTGCGCAG GATGAGGGAGTGGTGGGTCCAAGTAGGGCTCCTGGCTGTGCCCTTGCTGGCTGCATACCTGCACATCCCACCCCCTCAGCTCTCCCCTGCTCTGCATTCATGGAAGACTTCTGGCAAGTTTTTCACCTACAAGGGACTACGCATTTTCTATCAAG ATTCTGTCGGTGTGGTCGGAAGCCCTGAGATAGTTGTGCTTTTACATGGCTTTCCAACATCCAGCTATGATTGGTACAAG ATCTGGGAAGGGCTGACCCTGAGGTTCCATCGAGTGATTGCCCTTGATTTCTTAGGCTTTGGCTTCAGCGACAAGCCG AGACCACATCAGTATTCCATATTTGAGCAGGCCAGCATTGTAGAGTCCCTTCTGCGGCATCTGGGGCTCCAGAACCGCAGAATCAACCTGTTGTCTCACGATTATGGAGATATTGTTGCTCAGGAGCTGCTGTACAG GTACAAGCAGAATCGATCTGGCCGGCTCACCATAAAGAGTCTCTGCCTGTCGAATGGAG GTATCTTTCCTGAGACCCATCGTCCTCTCCTTCTCCAAAAG CTCCTCAAAGATGGAGGTGTGCTTTCACCCATCCTCACCAGGCTCATGAACTTCTTTGTGTTCTCTCGAGG TCTCACTCCAGTCTTCGGACCATATACTCGGCCTACGGAGAGTGAGCTGTGGGACATGTGGGCTGTGATTCGTAACAATGATGGGAACCTGGTCATCGACAG TCTTTTACAGTACATCAATCAGAGGAAGAAGTTTAGAAGGCGCTGGGTGGGAGCACTTGCATCTGTGTCCATCCCCA tTCATTTTATCTATGGGCCATTGGATCCTATAAATCCGTATCCAGAGTTTTTGGAGCTGTACAG GAAAACGCTGCCGCGGTCCACAGTGTCGATTCTGGATGACCACATTAGCCACTACCCACAGCTAGAGGATCCCATGGGCTTCTTGAATGCATATATGGGCTTCATCAACTCCTTCTGA